From a single Bacillus pumilus genomic region:
- a CDS encoding ImmA/IrrE family metallo-endopeptidase, which produces MTGFLTHLEEDIKRLYAQLQINGPAYREMGRIASEFHVWVHYEETRSMMVKHQGLYSIILNRSLSAEEQWQDFAHELCHVLKHTGNHFKMHKLFRELQEFQAKQFMYHFCVPTFMLLQMKLPSLRQQAILHIAQTFHVTWAFAEKRLALFEQRKAGIRFQQEFTAYLMKAERVAEKEAVYHT; this is translated from the coding sequence ATGACTGGTTTTTTAACCCATTTAGAAGAAGATATTAAGCGGTTATATGCTCAACTACAAATAAACGGTCCTGCTTACAGAGAGATGGGCCGGATCGCTTCTGAATTTCATGTGTGGGTCCATTATGAGGAGACTCGCAGTATGATGGTCAAGCATCAAGGGCTTTACAGCATTATCTTAAACAGATCCCTATCAGCAGAAGAACAATGGCAAGATTTTGCCCATGAGCTTTGTCATGTGCTAAAGCATACGGGCAATCATTTCAAGATGCACAAGCTTTTTCGCGAACTGCAGGAATTTCAGGCAAAACAATTCATGTATCACTTTTGTGTTCCAACCTTTATGCTACTGCAAATGAAGCTTCCATCCCTTCGGCAGCAAGCCATTTTGCATATTGCTCAAACGTTTCACGTCACCTGGGCTTTTGCTGAAAAGCGGCTTGCCTTATTCGAACAGCGAAAAGCCGGCATTCGCTTTCAACAGGAGTTTACAGCTTATTTAATGAAAGCAGAGAGGGTTGCAGAAAAAGAAGCCGTTTATCATACGTAA
- the hag gene encoding flagellin Hag produces the protein MRINHNIAALNTLNRLSANNGASQKNMEKLSSGLKINRAGDDAAGLAISEKMRGQIRGLEMASKNSQDAISLIQTAEGALTETHAILQRMRELTVQAGNTGTQEPEDLSAIKDEMDALIEEIDGIGDRTQFNGKTLLDGSFANGTDDLVFQIGANTGQKLTLNIESMKSANLGTTVAISAIDVTAFATTSFDNQLTGIDEAINKVSSQRGKLGAVQNRLEHTINNLGASGENLTAAESRIRDVDMAKEMSEFTKNNILSQASQAMLAQANQQPQNVLQLLR, from the coding sequence ATGAGAATTAACCACAATATCGCAGCACTTAACACATTAAACCGTTTGTCTGCAAACAATGGCGCGAGCCAAAAGAACATGGAGAAACTTTCTTCTGGCCTTAAAATCAACCGTGCAGGAGATGACGCAGCAGGTCTAGCCATCTCTGAAAAAATGAGAGGGCAAATCCGTGGATTAGAAATGGCTTCTAAAAACTCACAAGACGCTATCTCTCTTATTCAAACAGCTGAAGGTGCATTAACTGAAACGCATGCAATCCTTCAACGTATGCGTGAACTAACTGTTCAAGCAGGTAACACAGGTACACAGGAACCTGAAGATTTATCTGCTATTAAAGATGAAATGGATGCTTTAATAGAAGAGATTGATGGAATTGGTGATCGTACTCAATTCAACGGTAAAACTCTTCTAGATGGTTCTTTTGCTAATGGAACAGATGATCTTGTTTTTCAAATTGGAGCAAATACTGGCCAAAAATTGACTTTAAATATTGAGAGTATGAAATCCGCTAATTTAGGAACTACTGTTGCCATTAGTGCTATTGATGTAACGGCTTTTGCTACTACATCTTTTGACAACCAACTTACTGGAATCGACGAAGCAATCAACAAAGTATCATCTCAACGTGGTAAACTAGGTGCAGTTCAAAACCGTCTAGAGCACACAATCAACAATCTTGGTGCTTCTGGTGAAAACTTAACGGCTGCTGAGTCTCGTATCCGTGACGTTGACATGGCGAAAGAAATGAGTGAGTTCACAAAGAACAACATTCTTTCTCAAGCTTCTCAAGCAATGCTTGCACAAGCGAACCAACAGCCACAAAACGTACTTCAATTACTACGTTAA
- the alr gene encoding alanine racemase, with product MQKICREVWIEVSLDAIKRNIQAIQAHIQRKSKIMAVVKANAYGHGSVEVARQALESGATELAVASLEEGIVLRRAKIEAPILVLGFTPLDCVKRAAAWKIDLSGLREDWIVQANEILAEEESQRRLGIHINVDTGMGRLGGRTKEELLGVIEALEKSEYLRWDGIFTHFSTADEPDPDFTLLQHSIFIDFLQFLKKQGIKLPTVHMNNTAAAIAFPEFSADMIRLGIGIYGLYPSKYIQSLDAVQLEPALSLKARIAFVKEMVTEPRTVSYGATYVAKPDEVIATIPIGYADGYSRALSNRGFMLFRGKRMPIAGRVTMDMTMISLGEMKAKQGEEVVIYGRQKGGEISVDEIAEMLNTINYEVIATLSRRVPRFYRRGGKIIKISTPVMYV from the coding sequence GTGCAAAAGATTTGCCGAGAAGTCTGGATCGAAGTCAGTCTTGATGCAATAAAGAGAAATATACAAGCCATTCAAGCGCATATTCAAAGGAAAAGTAAGATCATGGCAGTGGTGAAAGCGAATGCTTATGGACACGGGTCAGTGGAGGTAGCGCGACAGGCACTGGAAAGCGGTGCGACAGAGCTGGCAGTTGCCAGTTTGGAAGAAGGGATTGTGCTACGAAGAGCAAAAATTGAAGCACCGATTTTGGTTCTTGGATTTACCCCACTCGATTGTGTGAAAAGGGCTGCGGCATGGAAAATTGACCTATCTGGCCTCCGTGAAGACTGGATTGTTCAAGCAAATGAGATCTTAGCGGAAGAAGAAAGTCAGCGCCGGCTTGGGATTCATATCAATGTCGACACAGGGATGGGACGATTAGGTGGACGGACAAAGGAAGAACTGTTAGGAGTGATAGAGGCACTTGAAAAAAGTGAATATCTTAGATGGGACGGGATTTTCACGCATTTCTCCACGGCAGATGAGCCTGACCCTGATTTCACACTGCTGCAACATAGCATTTTTATTGATTTTCTTCAGTTTTTAAAAAAACAAGGAATTAAGCTGCCGACCGTACATATGAACAATACAGCGGCTGCCATCGCGTTCCCTGAATTTAGCGCTGATATGATTCGGCTGGGTATCGGGATATATGGACTGTATCCCTCGAAATATATTCAAAGCTTAGATGCTGTTCAATTGGAACCAGCTCTCAGTTTAAAAGCAAGAATTGCTTTCGTAAAGGAAATGGTAACAGAGCCAAGAACCGTCAGCTATGGGGCAACCTATGTAGCAAAACCCGATGAAGTCATTGCCACTATACCGATCGGTTACGCGGATGGGTACTCGCGCGCTTTATCAAATCGAGGATTTATGCTTTTCCGCGGAAAACGAATGCCGATTGCTGGCCGAGTCACAATGGATATGACGATGATCAGTCTAGGAGAAATGAAGGCAAAGCAAGGCGAGGAAGTCGTCATTTACGGCCGTCAAAAAGGCGGAGAAATTTCTGTCGATGAAATTGCCGAAATGCTTAATACGATCAACTACGAAGTCATCGCCACCTTAAGCCGCCGTGTGCCGAGGTTTTATCGTCGAGGCGGGAAGATTATTAAAATATCGACGCCTGTGATGTATGTGTGA
- a CDS encoding CynX/NimT family MFS transporter, with protein sequence MKKIFYLAALFLAALNLRPIITSVASMMSMIQTDLGVSGLTASLLTTLPVLCMGVFAPVATKLSRRFGLERTLFFSILLITIATGLRGTSQTVAILLITAFVGGVGISFAGPLLSSFIKKYFPKNPGIVSVYSISMTTGAALASGFTIPIYLRSEHNLPLALSCWAVLGVIALILWLGLARKKQQADHTVLPLRLPLRNKKAIQFTLFFGFMSSMFYSLTAWIAPIAISFGNSPQYAAMLLTIFTLIQIPVALFVPGIVTRLGRPKLVLILCSVSELIGLIFLLLPIPILPAVIFLGIGAGGLFPLALMLPIIETRTPEEAGTWSAMSQMGGYIMGGFGPFFIGLIFDLSGHFYASIVAMVVIVMLMIGVQLSMNLGKKREVGSN encoded by the coding sequence ATGAAAAAAATATTTTATTTAGCCGCTTTATTTTTAGCTGCATTAAACTTGCGCCCAATCATTACGTCCGTCGCTTCTATGATGAGCATGATCCAAACAGACCTTGGTGTGAGTGGGCTGACAGCAAGTCTATTGACCACTTTACCGGTCTTGTGCATGGGGGTGTTTGCACCTGTAGCAACTAAACTAAGCCGCCGTTTTGGTTTAGAGAGAACGCTTTTTTTCTCGATTCTTCTCATCACGATTGCTACTGGACTACGTGGGACGAGTCAAACGGTTGCCATCCTTCTCATCACTGCATTTGTAGGAGGAGTTGGGATTAGCTTTGCAGGCCCATTGTTGTCTAGTTTTATCAAAAAGTATTTCCCGAAAAACCCAGGGATTGTGAGTGTCTATTCCATTTCGATGACGACTGGGGCAGCACTTGCTTCTGGATTCACCATTCCGATTTACCTTCGTAGTGAACATAATCTTCCGCTCGCCTTGTCTTGCTGGGCGGTTTTAGGGGTCATCGCATTGATCTTATGGCTGGGGTTAGCTCGAAAAAAACAACAGGCTGATCATACAGTTTTACCGCTAAGACTCCCGCTGAGAAACAAAAAAGCCATTCAATTCACCTTGTTTTTTGGCTTTATGTCCAGCATGTTTTATTCGTTAACAGCATGGATTGCACCTATTGCCATTAGTTTTGGAAACAGTCCGCAATATGCTGCCATGCTGCTGACGATATTTACACTCATTCAGATTCCGGTAGCACTCTTCGTTCCGGGGATTGTCACTCGCTTAGGGAGACCAAAATTAGTTCTGATCTTATGCAGTGTGTCAGAGTTGATCGGCCTTATTTTCCTTCTGCTTCCAATACCGATCTTGCCAGCTGTCATTTTTCTAGGAATTGGGGCAGGTGGACTATTTCCTTTAGCACTTATGCTGCCCATTATTGAAACACGTACACCTGAGGAAGCTGGTACATGGTCCGCCATGTCACAGATGGGCGGGTATATCATGGGTGGGTTTGGTCCATTTTTCATTGGTTTGATTTTCGATCTAAGTGGACATTTTTATGCTTCTATTGTTGCAATGGTTGTCATCGTCATGCTGATGATTGGCGTTCAGTTATCCATGAATCTCGGTAAAAAGCGGGAAGTAGGATCCAATTAA
- the hag gene encoding flagellin Hag, giving the protein MRINHNIAALNTLNRLSANNGASQKNMEKLSSGLKINRAGDDAAGLAISEKMRGQIRGLEMASKNAQDGISLIQTAEGALTETHAILQRMRELTVQAGNTGTQQTEDLTAIKDEMDALVLEIGGISDRTEFNGKKLLDGTGGAFTFQIGANSGQNIDVTIANMDETALGVDAINVADAAFSFDTEIAKIDAAITSVSSERSKLGAVQNRLEHTINNLGASGENLTAAESRIRDVDMAKEMSEFTKNNILSQASQAMLAQANQQPQNVLQLLR; this is encoded by the coding sequence ATGAGAATTAACCACAATATCGCAGCACTTAACACATTAAACCGTTTGTCTGCAAACAACGGTGCAAGCCAAAAGAACATGGAGAAACTTTCTTCTGGTCTTAAAATCAACCGCGCAGGAGATGACGCAGCAGGTCTTGCAATCTCTGAAAAAATGCGTGGACAAATCCGCGGATTAGAAATGGCTTCTAAAAACGCACAAGACGGTATCTCTCTTATCCAAACAGCTGAAGGTGCATTGACTGAAACGCATGCAATCCTTCAACGTATGCGTGAACTAACTGTTCAAGCAGGTAACACAGGTACTCAGCAAACTGAGGATTTAACTGCTATTAAAGATGAAATGGATGCTTTAGTATTAGAGATTGGTGGAATCTCTGACCGTACTGAATTTAACGGTAAGAAGTTATTAGATGGTACTGGAGGAGCATTTACATTCCAAATTGGTGCTAACTCAGGTCAAAATATCGATGTTACAATTGCTAATATGGATGAAACTGCTTTAGGCGTAGATGCGATTAATGTTGCTGATGCAGCTTTCAGTTTTGACACAGAAATCGCAAAAATTGATGCAGCAATCACAAGTGTGTCTTCAGAACGTTCTAAACTAGGTGCAGTCCAAAACCGTCTAGAGCACACAATCAACAACCTTGGTGCTTCTGGTGAAAACTTAACGGCTGCTGAGTCTCGTATCCGTGACGTTGACATGGCGAAAGAAATGAGTGAGTTCACAAAGAACAACATTCTTTCTCAAGCGTCTCAAGCAATGCTTGCACAAGCGAACCAACAACCACAAAATGTACTTCAATTACTACGTTAA
- a CDS encoding poly-gamma-glutamate hydrolase family protein, translated as MTQIIDTYQNYEELSAHERKGIDYQILHERKGDQLLVLSPHAGGIESGVSELIHEIASNYSMYLFEGLKVKGNQILHITSTRFDEPICLSYVHTHHYTFALHGYGETEVLQTLVGGTDRERAAETVKHLTLNGFQALLLSESDRFSGTHPHNINNQCLTGKSVQLEISQAQRRAFFQDFRRRYRRDTQTEEFYRYTNVLKQVLALYE; from the coding sequence ATGACGCAAATCATTGATACGTATCAAAATTATGAAGAGCTTTCCGCTCATGAAAGAAAAGGAATTGATTATCAAATTCTTCACGAGCGGAAAGGTGACCAGCTTTTGGTTTTGTCGCCTCATGCAGGAGGAATTGAATCAGGCGTGAGTGAGCTCATTCATGAAATAGCAAGTAACTATTCTATGTATTTATTCGAAGGCCTTAAAGTAAAAGGCAATCAGATTCTTCATATTACAAGTACACGTTTCGATGAACCAATTTGTCTTTCTTATGTGCATACCCACCATTATACGTTTGCACTCCATGGTTACGGAGAAACAGAGGTGCTTCAAACGTTAGTGGGAGGTACAGACAGAGAAAGAGCAGCAGAAACAGTGAAACATTTAACGCTCAATGGTTTTCAAGCATTGCTGCTATCTGAGTCTGATCGTTTTTCTGGAACACATCCTCACAATATCAATAATCAATGTTTGACAGGAAAAAGTGTACAACTTGAAATTAGTCAGGCGCAAAGAAGAGCATTCTTTCAAGACTTTAGGCGGCGCTACCGGCGTGATACACAGACTGAAGAATTTTATCGGTATACAAATGTACTCAAGCAAGTATTAGCCCTTTATGAATAA
- a CDS encoding aspartate phosphatase: MKFKSLSVIFIMISVISVLGYFTSEVTASHDEARRGHTASIGYSA, from the coding sequence ATGAAATTTAAATCGTTATCAGTAATATTCATCATGATCAGTGTCATAAGTGTCTTAGGTTATTTTACGTCTGAAGTAACAGCAAGCCATGATGAAGCTAGGAGAGGTCATACGGCGAGTATCGGTTATTCTGCTTAA
- a CDS encoding kelch-like protein, whose translation MKKGLFLMFLTILMMVTIHPLKAHAAETNGWTKRADLPEERLHSSSAVVNGKIFVFGGSSEKSSSNKSTYMYDPHKNEWSSKADMPRKRTDSTAVAIGKKIYVIGGAYRESANTIDIYDAESDTWAETSINIPYSAVTQGDISASVVNDKIYILATNKSSFQEHNFYSYDTKADKWQQLKMFPQQFTGMSMSEVIDNKIYATGGERTVSNHKNAQVYEYNIETNQWTQMKSKLKFYQLGAAFTTYQGKFLMIGGQYDNDRSSPISPYTQYYDANSNSVKRSISELPEARVGSSAVTLDGTIYIIGGRNFKEYYHSKSIKSDYKSVISISLKDLQIAEGETKPDDGSSEEPKDQDGTKPGNGSTEEPKDQDGTKPGNGSTEEPKDQDGTKPGDGSTEEPKDQDGTKPGDGSTEEPKDQGGTKPDEEATKGILSITMINGLQKDYLLSMKEITDFLNWYKERSFGIGMNFYEINDEHNKGPFTSKKDYVVYQNILMFDIKQY comes from the coding sequence ATGAAAAAAGGTTTATTTTTAATGTTTTTGACCATTTTGATGATGGTCACAATCCATCCGTTAAAAGCTCATGCAGCAGAGACGAATGGTTGGACGAAGCGAGCGGACTTACCGGAAGAGAGACTTCATTCTAGTTCCGCAGTAGTAAATGGAAAGATTTTTGTTTTTGGTGGAAGTAGTGAAAAATCATCTAGTAATAAAAGTACCTACATGTATGATCCTCACAAAAATGAGTGGAGCTCAAAAGCTGACATGCCTAGAAAAAGAACAGATAGTACGGCAGTGGCGATAGGTAAGAAAATTTACGTCATTGGAGGAGCATACCGAGAGAGCGCAAATACGATTGATATTTATGATGCAGAATCTGATACATGGGCAGAAACATCAATTAATATACCATACTCTGCTGTGACACAAGGCGATATAAGTGCGAGTGTTGTAAATGATAAGATTTATATCCTTGCAACGAATAAAAGCTCTTTTCAAGAACATAATTTTTATAGTTATGATACAAAAGCGGATAAATGGCAACAATTAAAAATGTTTCCTCAGCAATTTACTGGAATGTCTATGTCAGAAGTCATTGACAATAAGATATATGCTACAGGTGGAGAAAGAACGGTTAGTAATCACAAAAATGCCCAAGTATATGAATATAACATTGAAACAAATCAATGGACACAAATGAAATCAAAGTTGAAGTTTTATCAACTAGGGGCTGCATTTACAACATATCAGGGGAAATTCTTAATGATAGGTGGTCAGTATGACAATGACAGATCCAGCCCAATATCACCGTATACACAGTATTATGATGCCAATTCTAATTCTGTGAAAAGAAGTATAAGCGAATTGCCTGAAGCTAGAGTTGGATCAAGTGCTGTAACACTTGATGGTACGATATATATCATAGGTGGAAGAAATTTCAAAGAGTATTACCATTCAAAATCGATTAAAAGTGATTACAAATCAGTGATTTCTATCTCATTAAAAGATTTGCAGATTGCTGAAGGTGAAACAAAGCCAGATGATGGGTCATCAGAAGAACCGAAAGATCAGGACGGAACAAAACCTGGTAATGGATCAACGGAAGAACCAAAAGATCAGGATGGAACAAAACCTGGTAATGGATCAACGGAAGAACCGAAAGATCAGGACGGAACAAAACCTGGGGATGGATCAACAGAAGAACCGAAAGATCAGGACGGAACAAAACCTGGGGATGGATCAACAGAAGAGCCGAAAGATCAGGGTGGAACAAAACCTGATGAAGAAGCAACAAAAGGTATACTTTCAATTACCATGATAAACGGGCTGCAAAAGGATTATTTGCTTTCAATGAAAGAAATCACCGATTTTCTAAACTGGTATAAAGAGAGAAGCTTTGGAATCGGAATGAACTTCTATGAAATCAATGACGAACACAATAAAGGCCCTTTCACAAGTAAGAAAGATTACGTTGTGTACCAAAATATCTTAATGTTTGATATTAAGCAATACTAA
- the hag gene encoding flagellin Hag translates to MRINHNIAALNTLNRLSANNGAGQKNMEKLSSGLRINRAGDDAAGLAISEKMRGQIRGLEMASKNSQDGISLIQTAEGALTETHAILQRMRELTVQAGNVGTQQTEDLTAIQEELTALVDEIDGISQRTAFNGKNLLDGSVEDGFQFQIGANIDQNINVKIGKMDAETLTVKDITVNEDGFDFDVEVAKIDEAIGAVSKQRSALGAVQNRLEHTINNLGASAENLTAAESRIRDVDMAKEMSEFTKNNILSQASQAMLAQANQQPQNVLQLLR, encoded by the coding sequence ATGAGAATTAACCACAATATCGCAGCACTTAACACATTGAACCGTTTGTCTGCAAACAATGGAGCAGGACAAAAGAACATGGAGAAACTTTCTTCTGGTCTTCGTATCAACCGCGCAGGAGATGACGCAGCAGGTCTTGCCATCTCTGAAAAAATGCGTGGACAAATCCGCGGCTTAGAAATGGCTTCTAAAAACTCACAGGACGGTATTTCTCTTATTCAAACAGCTGAAGGTGCATTAACTGAAACACATGCGATCCTTCAACGTATGCGTGAACTAACTGTTCAAGCGGGTAACGTTGGGACTCAACAAACAGAAGATTTAACAGCCATTCAAGAAGAACTCACGGCTTTGGTGGATGAAATTGATGGGATATCTCAACGTACAGCATTTAACGGAAAGAATCTGTTAGATGGTAGCGTTGAAGATGGATTCCAATTTCAAATTGGCGCAAACATTGACCAAAATATTAACGTAAAGATCGGCAAAATGGACGCTGAAACCTTGACTGTTAAAGATATTACAGTGAATGAAGATGGCTTTGACTTTGACGTCGAAGTAGCAAAAATTGATGAAGCGATCGGGGCAGTATCTAAACAGCGTTCAGCACTTGGTGCCGTCCAAAACCGTCTAGAGCACACAATCAACAACCTTGGTGCTTCTGCTGAAAACTTAACAGCTGCTGAGTCTCGTATTCGTGACGTTGACATGGCGAAAGAAATGAGTGAGTTCACAAAGAACAACATTCTTTCTCAAGCGTCTCAAGCAATGTTAGCTCAAGCAAACCAACAACCGCAAAACGTACTTCAATTATTACGTTAA
- a CDS encoding DUF5412 domain-containing protein: MLKKKTTITLIILFLSFAGIIYWKCFSLQGVSHGTFIRSISSPDGMYIINTYQHSGGKLKENAVRAEIENKLTHRKKTIYWKYPDKDPLIQWKNGQLVQIGHEFLNVVKGETYDYRFDQNKRK, from the coding sequence ATGTTAAAAAAGAAAACCACCATCACCCTTATCATCCTATTCCTTAGCTTCGCTGGTATTATTTATTGGAAATGTTTCTCTCTTCAAGGCGTATCTCACGGAACATTCATCCGCTCGATATCATCACCCGACGGAATGTACATCATCAACACCTATCAGCATAGCGGAGGGAAGCTAAAGGAAAACGCAGTCAGAGCAGAAATTGAAAACAAATTGACCCACCGTAAGAAGACGATTTACTGGAAATACCCTGATAAAGACCCTCTCATCCAATGGAAAAATGGGCAGCTTGTTCAAATTGGACATGAGTTTTTAAATGTGGTGAAGGGCGAAACGTACGATTATCGCTTTGACCAGAACAAGAGAAAATAA
- a CDS encoding Rap family tetratricopeptide repeat protein — MEKVLSSHVGLKINEWYYHIQRFNVPDAEAYKEEIKSMLDYMEENQDLLLYFSLMEFRHKLMLDYLNPLENGKERANFRELALKIKRDQEKLTGLLEYYFNFFYGMYEFENYEYLNAITFYKRAEKKLSLVSDDIERAEFNYKMAEIYYHMKQTHMSMHHIAQAIECYREKDTYTVREIQCSFVIGLNYIDMGCPEKAIPHFQHALEKAADNSTKRLKGSALYNLGLSYFHNKDLAQAIIHFNDSIRAFREQGYEHLNRILDPLVMLSKAYFKKKEKDLGTYALNNGIELSEKLKDHVLLLIFKFLRSLYIENNFEQLEKIMELLEIKLMYPDLEDLAKDAAKYYNEMGDKDNAMHFYEKILYFQTQVKRGDCLYEI, encoded by the coding sequence ATGGAGAAAGTGCTTTCTTCTCACGTCGGCTTGAAAATCAATGAATGGTATTATCATATTCAACGATTTAATGTACCGGACGCCGAGGCATATAAAGAAGAAATCAAATCAATGCTTGATTATATGGAAGAGAATCAGGATTTATTATTGTATTTCTCACTTATGGAATTCAGACATAAATTAATGCTTGATTACTTGAATCCTTTAGAAAATGGGAAAGAGCGGGCGAACTTCAGGGAACTCGCATTGAAAATCAAAAGGGATCAAGAGAAATTAACAGGATTACTCGAGTATTACTTTAATTTTTTCTACGGTATGTACGAATTTGAAAACTATGAATATCTAAATGCGATTACCTTCTATAAGCGGGCTGAAAAAAAGCTGTCTCTTGTCAGTGACGATATTGAGCGTGCCGAGTTCAATTACAAAATGGCAGAAATCTATTACCACATGAAACAAACCCACATGTCCATGCACCATATTGCGCAGGCGATAGAATGTTACCGAGAAAAAGATACATACACAGTCAGAGAAATCCAATGTTCTTTTGTGATCGGATTAAACTATATAGATATGGGCTGCCCCGAAAAAGCGATACCCCATTTTCAACACGCTCTAGAAAAAGCCGCCGACAACTCAACAAAACGACTAAAAGGATCAGCACTTTATAATTTAGGGTTGAGTTATTTTCATAACAAAGATTTAGCACAAGCGATTATTCACTTTAATGACTCTATTCGAGCATTTAGAGAGCAGGGGTACGAACATTTAAATAGAATTTTAGATCCTCTCGTTATGTTGTCAAAAGCCTACTTCAAAAAGAAAGAAAAGGATCTAGGTACATATGCTTTAAATAACGGCATAGAACTATCTGAAAAGCTGAAAGATCATGTTCTATTATTGATATTCAAGTTTTTAAGATCCCTATACATTGAAAACAATTTTGAGCAGTTAGAAAAAATAATGGAATTGTTAGAAATCAAATTAATGTATCCTGATCTTGAAGATTTAGCAAAAGATGCTGCAAAATATTATAATGAGATGGGAGATAAAGACAATGCAATGCATTTCTATGAAAAAATTCTTTATTTCCAAACTCAAGTGAAGCGGGGTGACTGTCTGTATGAAATTTAA
- a CDS encoding methyl-accepting chemotaxis protein codes for MNILQSIVTAAPYIMQILKNEVTMGVIDREKFLLYLPSKDVDFQIRAGERIKPDDLNMKKALRGETSSMFVPESVYGVPLNAMGLPIFDENHQVIGALALGFPIKNQLELEAYMESLNDIIQSIQEKVHVVAAHSEELSATSEEMTLQTQQTLESSKQTADITKMIKGISKQTSLLGLNASIEAARAGKEGAGFSVVASEVQKLSSETSRATENIESSLQGISSNIHTLLESMDHMKGSSSEQALLVTEFSEIVDRLTTVSKDMKEFMQTVMST; via the coding sequence ATGAATATACTACAGAGTATTGTGACAGCAGCACCTTACATCATGCAAATTTTAAAGAATGAAGTGACAATGGGTGTCATTGACCGAGAGAAATTCTTGCTGTATTTGCCATCGAAAGATGTTGATTTTCAAATTCGAGCGGGTGAACGTATTAAACCAGATGATCTGAATATGAAAAAAGCGCTCAGAGGTGAGACATCTAGTATGTTTGTGCCGGAATCAGTGTATGGCGTACCATTAAATGCAATGGGATTGCCAATCTTTGATGAAAATCATCAAGTTATTGGAGCACTCGCTTTAGGATTTCCAATCAAAAATCAATTAGAGCTTGAAGCGTATATGGAATCATTGAATGACATTATTCAAAGCATTCAAGAAAAGGTGCATGTCGTCGCGGCGCATTCAGAGGAGCTTTCTGCTACAAGTGAGGAAATGACCTTACAAACGCAGCAGACGCTTGAAAGCTCAAAACAAACAGCCGATATTACAAAAATGATTAAAGGCATCTCGAAACAAACGAGTTTGCTAGGATTGAATGCGTCAATTGAAGCGGCCAGGGCAGGAAAAGAGGGAGCAGGTTTTAGTGTGGTAGCAAGCGAGGTTCAAAAGCTTTCAAGTGAAACTTCACGTGCAACAGAAAACATAGAGAGCTCACTACAAGGGATTTCCTCCAATATACATACATTACTTGAAAGTATGGATCATATGAAAGGTTCTTCATCGGAACAGGCTTTACTTGTAACAGAGTTTAGTGAAATTGTCGATCGATTGACGACGGTGAGTAAAGATATGAAGGAGTTCATGCAAACGGTGATGTCAACGTAA